The following nucleotide sequence is from Vibrio fluvialis.
CGCTCTTCCAGCGCCTGATCTTTTTGCGTGATCGCCTGACGGGTATGGTGTGTGGTAAACACAACTCCCATCGCGGAAGTAAAGATCAGAATCAACATGATGAGAGGTACCCGACCTACCGTAAGTAGGTCGGCTGCAATCAGTTTGGCGAGATTTAGCTTGGTTTGAGACATAATCGCTATCGAGTTTCAGAGCGCTCAGAGTTTTTCGGCGATACGCAGAACAGAGCTGCGAGAACGTGGATTCATCTCCACTTCTTGCTCAGAAGGTTTGATGGCTTTACCGACTGTTTTCAGGTCAGCACTACCCAACGCGCGAATTTGTTCCTGAGTCAGCGGAATACCATGCGGCACTTCCGGCCCTTTACTCTCTTTACGCATGAAGCGCTTCACCATGCGATCTTCCAGTGAGTGGAAGCTGATCACCGACAGGCGGCCTTGCGGTGCGAGAATCGACGCAGCACCTTTAAGCGCGGTATCGATCTCTTCCAATTCACTGTTGATGTAAATACGAAAAGCCTGGAATGCGCGGGTGGCCGGGTGTTTTTTCTCTTTGAAACTCTTTGGCGCCGCATCAGAAATCAGTTTAGCCAGTTGGCTGGTGCGAGTCAGGGGTTCGTTTTCTTCATCTTCACGATAAGCGACAATCGCTTTGGCAATTCGGCGCGCGTGTTTATCTTCACCAAATTCGCGAATCACCCAAGTAATGTCGTCCAGATCCGCTTGTGCCAACCAGGCGGAAACTGGCATACCCGAAGTCGGGTCCATGCGCATATCCAGCGGGCCATCTTTCATAAAGCTGAAACCACGTTCAGCATCATCAAGCTGCGGTGACGAAACACCAAGGTCGAACAGCACGCCGTCAACTTTGCCGACTAAATCGTAACGCTGAGCGTACTCTGCAATGCCGGAAAACGGACCGTGAACGATGGTAAAACGCGGATCATCAATTTTTTGCGCTTCAGCAATCGCCTGTGGATCGCGGTCGATACTGTATAAGCGGCCATTCGGGCCCAGCTGAGACAAGATAGTGCGGCTGTGTCCGCCACGACCAAAGGTGCCGTCGATATAAATGCCATCCGGCTTAATCGCCAGACCGTCGATCGATTCATGAAGCAGCACAGAAATATGTTGGAAAGATTCAGTCATAATGGTCTCGTTCAGCACAAACGTCCGTCAGTTTGATTTTGTAGTGTACCGTTTTCCCACACTACTGCTAGCCATAAAAGCAGTTACAGGACGTGACATTGCGCTAAGTTTAATGGTTTTACTATCGTCTAAGTCAATAAAAAGCAAAAAACCCATCATAACCGCGAAGCTATGATGGGTCTGAATAGGTGGAGCCGACATGTAAGCCGGGTTCTGTTCCGCTTGCGCGGCGGTAGCCATTCGTCTAGGCCAGCAATCGCTCACTGGCTCAAGCAACCTACCCGCCTCCTAACGCGAGCAACGCTATGTGGAGGCCTATTTGGTCTTGCTCCGGGTGGAGTTTACCTTGCTACGAACTGTTGCCAGCCGCACGGTGCGCTCTTACCGCACCCTTTCACCCTTACCTGATCCCTTGCGGGCCATCGGCGGTCTTCTCTCTGCTGCACTTGTCGTAGGCTTGCGCCCCCCAGGCGTTACCTGGCACCCTGCTCTACGGAGCCCGGACTTTCCTCCCCCTTATCAGTCTCCCCAACACAAGGTCAAGGGACGTCAATAAGGCAGCGACTACCCAGTCAACTCCAGGCGCGAATTCTATCGGCATCGTACCTCACTGTCTAGGAGGAATCGTCCTCACAACGTATTTTCAGCGCAACTGGTCAGAAGTTCAGCAGTTAGCCAAGATTGTCCAGTCCCCATTTGTAAAGTGCATTCTTTTTCAGATTGTAGATTTCCGCCGTCATCGCCGCCGCTTTCTTCAGCGGCAGTTCTTTGGTCAGGATCCCCAAAGTACGTAGCGCTTCTTCTGGCAAGACGTCTTCTGCGCTGTCACGATAACCGTGGATCAGCAGTACCATCTCGCCTCTTTTGCGGTTATCGTCTGCTTCAATCCACTCAATCAGTTCGCCCAACGGCATGCCCTGAATGGTTTCAAAGGTTTTGGTCAGTTCACGAGCCAGCACGACTTCACGCTCTGGCCCTAAGACGTCCAGCATATCCTGCAGCGATTCCGTAATACGATGCGGTGATTCATAAAAAATACAGGTACGCTCAGCCTTGGCGATTTCCATAAACTTGTCTTTGCGCCCTTTGCTTTTGGCCGGCAAAAAACCTTCGAAACTGAATCGATCGGATGGCAGACCAGAGGCACTCAATGCCGTGATCACCGCACACGCACCAGGAAGTGGCACAACTTTAACACCCGCCTGACGACATTGGGTGACTAAATGATAACCTGGATCACTAATAAGTGGTGTACCGGCATCCGATACCAACGCGATCGACTGTCCGGCCAACAATTTCTCAACTAAAACTTGAGCTTTTTGCTGTTCATTGTGATCATGCAGAGCGAACGTCTTAGTTTGAATATTGAAGTGCGCAAGCAGTTTGCCTGAATGGCGGGTATCTTCTGCGGCGATAACATCAACACTTG
It contains:
- the rsmH gene encoding 16S rRNA (cytosine(1402)-N(4))-methyltransferase RsmH; translation: MTESFQHISVLLHESIDGLAIKPDGIYIDGTFGRGGHSRTILSQLGPNGRLYSIDRDPQAIAEAQKIDDPRFTIVHGPFSGIAEYAQRYDLVGKVDGVLFDLGVSSPQLDDAERGFSFMKDGPLDMRMDPTSGMPVSAWLAQADLDDITWVIREFGEDKHARRIAKAIVAYREDEENEPLTRTSQLAKLISDAAPKSFKEKKHPATRAFQAFRIYINSELEEIDTALKGAASILAPQGRLSVISFHSLEDRMVKRFMRKESKGPEVPHGIPLTQEQIRALGSADLKTVGKAIKPSEQEVEMNPRSRSSVLRIAEKL
- the ftsL gene encoding cell division protein FtsL — translated: MSQTKLNLAKLIAADLLTVGRVPLIMLILIFTSAMGVVFTTHHTRQAITQKDQALEERDHLDNEWRNLILEETALAEHSRVQEMAKNELDMKRPDADKEVVIEIK
- the rsmI gene encoding 16S rRNA (cytidine(1402)-2'-O)-methyltransferase, with product MTDNKTLPAEVPTLYIVPTPIGNLGDITQRALDVLSSVDVIAAEDTRHSGKLLAHFNIQTKTFALHDHNEQQKAQVLVEKLLAGQSIALVSDAGTPLISDPGYHLVTQCRQAGVKVVPLPGACAVITALSASGLPSDRFSFEGFLPAKSKGRKDKFMEIAKAERTCIFYESPHRITESLQDMLDVLGPEREVVLARELTKTFETIQGMPLGELIEWIEADDNRKRGEMVLLIHGYRDSAEDVLPEEALRTLGILTKELPLKKAAAMTAEIYNLKKNALYKWGLDNLG